One Sulfurimonas crateris genomic window carries:
- a CDS encoding DUF1882 domain-containing protein has translation MTVSDLNLIKMVNDHYWIKRDEVVEKILYKGRTFYNKFEKVNAVLSQSVINQHIKGDITVAHSLINKNNKVENIVIDYNGRDPERFYHKTQLLLREEGFINFTAYKTKTEGHLHVYIHKGHTTLQEAIQLGKMISMKLAAKQPKQWRMFPNPDLPDEYNILTLPYEVYAKERGASWSKHM, from the coding sequence ATGACAGTATCAGATTTAAACCTCATAAAAATGGTAAACGACCACTACTGGATCAAAAGAGACGAAGTAGTGGAGAAAATTCTGTACAAAGGGCGCACCTTTTACAACAAGTTTGAAAAAGTAAATGCTGTGTTATCCCAGTCTGTCATCAACCAGCATATAAAAGGCGACATAACAGTAGCACACTCTCTTATCAACAAAAATAACAAAGTTGAGAATATCGTGATCGACTACAACGGAAGAGACCCTGAGCGTTTTTATCATAAGACACAGCTTCTTCTTCGCGAAGAGGGCTTTATAAACTTTACCGCCTACAAAACAAAAACAGAGGGTCATCTTCACGTCTATATCCACAAAGGCCATACAACGCTGCAAGAAGCTATACAGCTTGGCAAAATGATAAGCATGAAGCTCGCGGCAAAACAGCCAAAACAGTGGAGAATGTTTCCAAATCCTGATCTGCCCGATGAGTACAATATTCTAACACTTCCTTACGAAGTGTATGCAAAAGAGCGCGGAGCATCTTGGTCAAAGCACATGTAA
- a CDS encoding SPOR domain-containing protein — translation MEEKNELNDIILNKGGSSAGNKKIILAVATLGVVLIIVVMLMNTLTSSGTDNLPQAVLPPQPQKEVQTQNDEPLFEDVTVVQESAPESTSLDEIAQKLKEESSKENLQTVEKESVEPAPVAPKVIETKKVAAEPKSVAPATSGEYYIQVGSFAKYEPNKKFLDSILNLGYKYKFHKVTVNSKTLNKVLVGPFVNEAEARKALIPVRKSVEAGAFLTRI, via the coding sequence ATGGAAGAAAAAAATGAACTAAATGATATTATCTTAAATAAAGGTGGTTCATCCGCGGGAAATAAAAAGATAATTTTAGCAGTAGCGACACTTGGTGTTGTTTTAATAATTGTTGTTATGCTGATGAACACCCTTACATCAAGCGGCACTGACAATCTGCCTCAAGCCGTTCTTCCTCCTCAGCCTCAAAAAGAGGTTCAAACACAAAATGACGAGCCTCTTTTTGAAGATGTTACCGTTGTTCAAGAGAGCGCTCCCGAGAGCACATCGTTAGATGAGATCGCTCAAAAATTAAAAGAGGAGAGCTCAAAAGAGAATCTTCAAACTGTAGAAAAAGAGAGTGTTGAGCCTGCTCCCGTGGCACCAAAAGTCATAGAGACCAAAAAAGTAGCAGCTGAACCAAAGAGTGTTGCTCCTGCAACTTCGGGTGAGTACTATATCCAAGTCGGTTCATTTGCAAAGTACGAGCCAAATAAAAAATTTCTAGACTCTATTTTAAACCTTGGGTACAAATATAAATTTCATAAAGTGACCGTAAACTCTAAGACTTTAAACAAAGTTCTAGTCGGACCTTTTGTCAATGAAGCAGAAGCAAGAAAGGCGTTAATTCCGGTTAGAAAGTCTGTTGAAGCAGGTGCTTTTTTAACTAGAATATAG
- a CDS encoding anthranilate synthase component I family protein: MIYSKQFIQDQLAPVAIYAKLKEIFKDEISYLFESAGGSEGNYSFICIGARERVQYIDGKTIYTDAEGLTHTKDESPFTFLKNYYKNIDTDIYKKASAELKVGYVDGFIGYIGYDMVKVFEPKLHNTMDDLRDELNTPDLDLILPKIILVYSHKNYQLTLISTQEEMSKKFDMIEAELKNAYEYVHMKRNIGNDKGSFAFSKEQFFEMVEKSKEMIRSGDVFQILMTNRFTRNIHVDPFSFYRILRSKNPSPYMFLMEYEDFNIVGSSPEVMVRLTGGELLLRPIAGTRKRGATKARDKELEDELLADPKELSEHLMLIDLGRNDVSRVAKTGSVKVENMMHIERFSHVMHIVSDVTATLADDKDMFDLFMATFTAGTMTGAPKIRAMELIAEYEGLKRGFYSGSVGYFGFDGNMDSAITIRTALVKDDKVVLQAGAGVVADSQNELEYLEVKNKLGALVASLEDLD, translated from the coding sequence TTGATTTACTCTAAACAATTTATTCAAGACCAGTTAGCTCCTGTTGCTATCTATGCGAAACTAAAGGAGATCTTCAAAGATGAGATCTCCTATCTTTTTGAGAGTGCCGGAGGAAGCGAAGGAAACTACAGCTTCATCTGCATCGGTGCAAGAGAGAGAGTTCAGTATATAGACGGAAAAACCATATATACAGATGCTGAAGGTTTAACACACACAAAAGATGAGTCCCCTTTTACTTTCTTAAAAAATTACTACAAAAATATTGATACAGACATCTATAAAAAAGCATCCGCTGAGCTGAAAGTAGGTTATGTGGACGGCTTTATAGGCTATATCGGTTATGATATGGTTAAAGTTTTTGAACCAAAACTACATAACACAATGGATGATCTTAGAGATGAGCTAAACACTCCTGACCTTGACCTGATACTTCCAAAAATCATTCTTGTTTACTCTCACAAAAACTATCAACTCACACTTATAAGCACTCAAGAAGAGATGAGCAAAAAATTTGATATGATCGAAGCTGAGCTAAAAAACGCTTACGAATATGTTCATATGAAGCGAAATATCGGCAATGACAAAGGAAGCTTTGCATTCTCAAAAGAGCAGTTTTTTGAGATGGTTGAGAAATCAAAAGAGATGATAAGAAGCGGCGACGTTTTTCAGATACTTATGACAAACCGCTTTACAAGAAATATACATGTAGATCCTTTTAGCTTCTACAGAATTCTTAGAAGCAAAAACCCATCACCATATATGTTTTTAATGGAGTATGAAGATTTTAACATAGTCGGCAGCTCTCCTGAGGTTATGGTAAGGCTAACTGGCGGCGAGCTTCTTCTTCGTCCGATTGCAGGTACAAGAAAAAGAGGCGCTACAAAAGCAAGAGACAAAGAGCTTGAAGATGAGCTTTTGGCAGACCCAAAAGAGCTCTCAGAGCATCTCATGCTAATCGACCTTGGCAGAAATGACGTCAGCCGTGTTGCAAAAACTGGAAGCGTAAAAGTTGAAAATATGATGCATATAGAGAGATTTTCCCATGTTATGCATATAGTCTCCGATGTCACCGCTACGCTTGCGGACGACAAAGATATGTTTGACCTCTTTATGGCTACATTTACGGCTGGAACTATGACGGGTGCGCCAAAGATAAGAGCGATGGAGCTTATTGCCGAGTATGAAGGGCTAAAGCGCGGTTTTTACAGCGGAAGTGTCGGCTACTTCGGGTTTGATGGCAATATGGACAGCGCAATTACAATCAGAACTGCTCTTGTAAAAGATGACAAAGTTGTTCTTCAAGCCGGTGCTGGTGTAGTTGCAGACAGCCAAAACGAATTAGAATATTTGGAAGTTAAAAACAAACTCGGCGCACTTGTCGCTTCGCTGGAAGATTTAGACTAA
- a CDS encoding shikimate dehydrogenase, whose protein sequence is MKLFAIFGDPVAHSRSPLMHNSVFKHLNYKACYTRVHLTDGSKLKETFFSLSLSGANITVPHKEAAYEACDEVRGFAKKVGVVNTIVNENGKLIGYNTDADGFMFAIKEFGAIKNILVLGAGGTAKALCARFMEDGIKVSVLNRSQNKLAYFKELGCECFGWEDFELKKYDLVVNTTSAGLKDEELPCPSGLLENILDNSSFAADAIYGKVTPFLKLANSKSITSKDGADMLLAQGILANELMVKNELKTEDIKNYMSKSFEL, encoded by the coding sequence ATGAAATTATTTGCCATCTTTGGCGACCCTGTTGCGCACTCTCGCTCTCCGCTTATGCACAACTCTGTATTTAAACATCTAAACTACAAAGCCTGCTACACAAGAGTTCATCTGACGGATGGCTCAAAACTAAAAGAGACTTTTTTCTCCCTAAGCCTTAGCGGAGCAAATATTACCGTTCCTCATAAAGAGGCGGCGTATGAGGCTTGCGATGAAGTAAGAGGCTTTGCCAAAAAAGTTGGAGTCGTAAACACTATCGTAAACGAAAACGGCAAACTTATAGGCTACAACACCGATGCTGACGGTTTTATGTTTGCCATCAAAGAGTTTGGCGCTATTAAAAATATTTTAGTTCTTGGTGCAGGCGGAACGGCAAAAGCGCTCTGCGCTAGATTTATGGAAGACGGCATAAAAGTAAGTGTCCTAAACAGAAGCCAAAACAAACTTGCTTATTTTAAAGAACTTGGTTGTGAGTGCTTTGGCTGGGAAGATTTTGAACTTAAAAAATATGATCTGGTTGTAAATACTACAAGTGCCGGGCTAAAAGATGAAGAGCTACCATGTCCATCAGGTTTGCTAGAAAACATTTTAGACAACAGCTCATTTGCGGCAGATGCCATCTACGGCAAAGTAACACCGTTTTTAAAACTTGCAAATAGCAAAAGTATAACATCTAAAGACGGTGCAGACATGCTTCTAGCTCAGGGTATTTTAGCGAATGAGCTTATGGTAAAAAATGAGCTAAAAACAGAAGATATTAAAAACTACATGTCAAAGAGTTTCGAACTCTGA
- the hypF gene encoding carbamoyltransferase HypF codes for MIWSIEIRGVVQGVGFRPFIYNLAASSGLSGEVSNNGYGVLILLDATKEELDELVKKIRDNKPPLSEIDSIKITQVKKTKSFDGFSIEMSEGAKNLSSHIPPDIAMCSECESELHDKTNRRFGYPFITCTNCGPRFSIIKNLPYDRKHTSMDEFAMCEKCAQEYKNPQDRRYHAQPIGCHECGPKLSLFDNSGNMIESENIVDKAVELITEGKILCVKGIGGYHLVCDATNDEAVKLLRERKQRASKPFGVMVKDIYMSKNIASINEKEEALLCSNRRPIVLLKKREDNALSQHVAPNINQIGLFLAYTPLHHLILQRLNRPIVATSANVSDEPLCKSYDEIMRLRGIWDFCLDNDREILNCCDDSVAFVEGEKTFMLRDARGYAPLYLKLPHKTDKKILALGANQKSSVAITIGQSVVLSPYIGDLGSLSSIEHYKSHIETLKRIYEFEPDVVVCDKHPNHESTKYAKELVAQNRDIELLQVQHHYAHILATMGVNGITTKVLGVSFDGTGYGDEGNLWGGEFFVCDLESYERVGHFKYFKLLGGERAIKEPRRVALSFLFEIYGEDTFALDNATTSSFSATEKKTLYTAYKNSLNTPLSSSCGRLFDAVASILDVIQVCSYEGESGLLLESLYDENIFESYLFGIEEGEIDFSQIFRQILDEENSRVAVSKFFNTIVEIICEMHKKYDLPLVLGGGVFQNRVLLRLIMQKIPDVILPEMFVSNDASIAYGQAIAAASEFETL; via the coding sequence GTGATATGGAGCATTGAGATAAGAGGCGTTGTGCAGGGTGTCGGATTTCGCCCTTTTATCTACAATCTTGCCGCTTCATCCGGGCTAAGTGGAGAGGTATCAAACAACGGTTACGGTGTGCTGATACTTCTTGACGCTACAAAAGAAGAGCTGGATGAGTTAGTAAAAAAGATAAGAGACAACAAACCTCCGCTGAGTGAAATAGACTCCATAAAAATAACTCAAGTAAAAAAAACAAAATCGTTTGACGGTTTTAGCATAGAGATGAGCGAAGGTGCCAAAAATCTCTCCAGCCATATTCCACCTGACATTGCAATGTGCAGTGAATGTGAGAGTGAACTTCACGATAAAACCAACCGCAGATTTGGGTATCCGTTTATTACATGTACAAATTGCGGACCCCGTTTTAGCATCATAAAAAATCTTCCCTACGACAGAAAACATACCTCTATGGATGAGTTTGCAATGTGTGAAAAGTGTGCACAAGAGTATAAAAATCCACAAGACAGACGCTACCACGCTCAGCCCATTGGATGCCATGAGTGCGGACCAAAACTCTCTTTGTTTGATAACAGCGGCAATATGATAGAGAGTGAAAACATCGTAGATAAAGCTGTCGAGCTTATAACTGAGGGGAAGATTTTGTGCGTAAAAGGAATAGGGGGTTATCATCTGGTTTGTGATGCTACGAATGATGAAGCTGTGAAACTTCTGCGAGAGAGAAAGCAAAGAGCCTCAAAGCCTTTTGGAGTGATGGTAAAAGATATCTACATGTCAAAAAATATTGCCTCTATAAACGAAAAAGAGGAGGCGCTTCTTTGCTCAAACAGACGCCCTATTGTTCTGCTTAAAAAAAGAGAAGATAACGCTCTAAGCCAACATGTCGCTCCAAATATCAACCAAATAGGGCTTTTTTTGGCATACACTCCGCTTCATCATCTTATTTTACAAAGGTTGAACAGACCAATAGTCGCGACAAGTGCGAACGTCTCAGATGAGCCGCTTTGCAAAAGTTATGATGAGATTATGAGGCTTCGCGGCATTTGGGACTTTTGCTTGGATAACGACAGAGAGATACTGAACTGCTGTGACGATTCGGTAGCCTTTGTCGAAGGTGAGAAAACATTTATGCTAAGAGATGCAAGAGGATACGCGCCTCTCTATCTTAAACTTCCTCATAAAACAGACAAGAAGATTTTAGCACTTGGAGCAAACCAGAAGAGCAGTGTGGCTATTACTATCGGGCAGAGTGTTGTTTTATCGCCATACATCGGGGATTTGGGAAGTTTGTCGAGCATAGAGCATTACAAATCGCACATAGAGACGTTGAAGCGGATTTATGAGTTTGAGCCTGATGTGGTAGTTTGTGATAAACATCCAAACCATGAGTCGACAAAATACGCAAAAGAGTTGGTGGCGCAAAACAGAGACATAGAGTTGCTTCAAGTTCAGCACCACTACGCGCATATTTTGGCAACTATGGGCGTAAATGGCATAACGACAAAAGTTCTGGGTGTCAGTTTTGACGGAACCGGATACGGCGATGAGGGCAACCTTTGGGGCGGAGAGTTTTTTGTCTGCGACTTAGAGAGTTATGAGAGAGTAGGACACTTTAAATACTTTAAACTTCTTGGCGGTGAGAGGGCGATAAAAGAGCCGCGGAGAGTCGCTCTTAGCTTCTTGTTTGAGATATACGGCGAGGATACTTTTGCGTTAGATAATGCGACAACAAGCTCATTCTCAGCAACCGAGAAAAAAACACTCTACACGGCATATAAAAATAGTCTAAATACACCGCTCTCAAGCTCGTGCGGACGACTTTTTGATGCAGTGGCATCAATCTTAGATGTTATTCAGGTTTGCAGTTATGAGGGCGAGAGCGGACTGCTTTTGGAGAGCCTCTATGATGAAAATATTTTTGAGAGTTATCTCTTTGGCATAGAAGAGGGCGAGATAGATTTCAGCCAAATATTTAGGCAGATTTTAGATGAAGAAAACAGTCGTGTTGCGGTTTCTAAATTTTTTAACACGATAGTTGAGATAATTTGCGAGATGCACAAAAAGTATGATTTGCCACTGGTTTTAGGCGGCGGAGTGTTTCAAAACAGAGTGCTTTTAAGACTGATTATGCAAAAAATCCCTGATGTAATCTTGCCTGAGATGTTTGTAAGCAATGACGCCTCAATTGCCTACGGACAGGCAATAGCCGCTGCCTCAGAGTTCGAAACTCTTTGA
- the hypA gene encoding hydrogenase/urease nickel incorporation protein HypA: protein MHEYSIVQSLIDSCEEHARKNNAKKVTKVVVKIGTLSGVEPHLLREAYEMFRLGTVCNDAELVLNLQKVKVHCNVCGVEEELEKNEFICPKCGSFDIKVLDGEEMYLMSLELE, encoded by the coding sequence ATGCATGAGTACAGCATCGTTCAATCGCTCATTGATAGCTGCGAGGAGCATGCAAGAAAAAACAATGCAAAAAAAGTGACAAAAGTTGTCGTTAAAATCGGCACTCTCAGCGGAGTTGAGCCGCATCTTCTGCGTGAAGCTTACGAGATGTTTAGGCTTGGCACGGTATGTAATGATGCGGAGCTGGTTTTAAATCTTCAAAAAGTAAAAGTCCACTGCAACGTCTGCGGCGTGGAGGAAGAGCTTGAGAAAAATGAGTTTATCTGCCCAAAATGCGGCAGTTTTGACATAAAAGTTCTTGATGGCGAAGAGATGTATTTGATGAGTTTGGAGCTAGAGTAG
- the hypE gene encoding hydrogenase expression/formation protein HypE, producing MTKTITLAHGNGGQENNELISKVFYKAFKNDILDKSEDAAVIEGGTLAFSTDSFTVTPLFFAGADIGKLAVCGTCNDLAMMGAKPKYLTCSVIIEEGFSVEKLERIVSSMQKELLINGAQVVSGDTKVVPRGSVDGIFINTTGIGEILQRGISSNSISEDDVILLSRDIGCHGATIFASREGIELSSALKSDCTSLFPVVKSLIDEGVKITAMRDATRGGVSAALNEWARQSNICIEIDEKKIVTSDEVMGLCELLGFEAMSLANEGTFLLAVNKEESKRAEQILKTFNKNASIIGKVTDKHLKKVIINSAWGTQRFLDVPTGELLPRIC from the coding sequence ATGACTAAAACCATAACCTTAGCACACGGTAACGGCGGGCAAGAAAACAACGAGCTAATCTCTAAAGTTTTTTACAAAGCATTTAAAAACGACATCCTAGACAAAAGCGAAGATGCGGCGGTGATAGAGGGCGGCACTTTGGCATTTTCAACCGACAGCTTCACGGTCACTCCGCTCTTTTTTGCAGGTGCGGACATAGGCAAACTTGCAGTTTGCGGAACATGCAACGACCTTGCCATGATGGGTGCTAAGCCGAAATATCTTACATGTAGCGTGATAATCGAAGAGGGTTTTAGTGTAGAGAAGCTTGAGCGCATAGTCTCATCCATGCAAAAAGAGCTGCTAATTAACGGCGCGCAGGTCGTGAGCGGAGATACAAAAGTTGTACCTCGCGGCAGTGTGGATGGGATATTTATAAACACGACAGGTATCGGGGAGATTTTACAAAGAGGCATCAGTTCAAACAGCATAAGCGAGGATGATGTCATACTTCTAAGCCGAGATATCGGGTGCCACGGAGCTACCATCTTTGCATCTCGCGAGGGCATAGAACTCAGCTCTGCGCTTAAAAGTGACTGCACCTCTCTTTTTCCTGTTGTGAAGAGTCTTATAGATGAGGGCGTAAAGATTACGGCTATGCGCGATGCGACACGCGGTGGTGTCAGTGCGGCTCTTAACGAGTGGGCGAGGCAGTCAAATATTTGTATAGAGATAGATGAGAAAAAAATCGTTACAAGCGATGAAGTTATGGGGCTTTGTGAGCTTTTGGGGTTTGAAGCGATGTCTCTGGCAAACGAGGGGACATTTTTGCTCGCAGTGAACAAAGAGGAATCTAAAAGGGCAGAGCAGATTTTAAAAACATTTAATAAAAATGCCTCTATCATCGGCAAAGTTACCGACAAGCATCTTAAAAAAGTCATTATAAATTCGGCGTGGGGAACGCAGAGGTTTTTGGACGTCCCAACCGGTGAGCTTCTCCCTAGGATCTGCTAA
- a CDS encoding HNH endonuclease, giving the protein MKIVFNNKEYKKNGNVAGDNGNGLGRLCYDIFKYYLRVNPNKSYEELQKIFNNASIHKQLSGLRSKRKVIFNKKDFYNWYNNHAGKDSKKDERYFGIGNYGVSTPYNEEELYFTTQWGNSSGNIDNMIRFAKEQNYNIKILENENLNKIIYPDEVDTNSNQTYVEGSVKQVTINFYERDQIGRQKCINYYGYQCYVCGFDFKKVYGDIGKNFIHVHHIKPLSEIRKEYKLDPINDLRPVCPNCHAMIHRKNPNFSIEEISNFINDRESE; this is encoded by the coding sequence ATGAAAATAGTATTTAACAATAAAGAATATAAAAAAAATGGTAATGTTGCAGGTGACAATGGAAATGGTTTAGGGAGACTTTGTTATGACATTTTTAAATATTATTTAAGAGTGAATCCGAACAAAAGCTATGAAGAATTACAAAAAATCTTTAATAATGCTTCTATTCATAAACAATTATCTGGATTGAGGAGTAAAAGAAAAGTTATTTTCAATAAAAAAGATTTTTATAATTGGTATAACAACCATGCAGGTAAAGATTCAAAAAAAGATGAAAGATATTTTGGAATAGGAAATTATGGTGTTTCCACCCCTTATAATGAAGAGGAATTATATTTTACTACCCAATGGGGTAATAGTAGTGGAAATATTGATAATATGATTCGCTTTGCAAAAGAACAAAACTACAATATTAAAATTCTAGAAAATGAAAACCTTAATAAAATTATATATCCAGACGAAGTAGATACTAATAGTAATCAAACTTATGTCGAGGGAAGTGTCAAACAAGTTACAATCAATTTTTATGAGCGAGATCAAATAGGCAGACAAAAGTGCATAAATTATTACGGCTATCAATGTTATGTTTGTGGTTTTGATTTTAAAAAAGTATATGGAGATATTGGAAAAAACTTTATTCATGTTCACCATATCAAACCATTATCTGAAATAAGGAAAGAGTATAAGTTAGACCCAATAAATGATTTAAGACCCGTTTGCCCTAATTGTCATGCTATGATACATCGTAAAAATCCTAATTTTAGCATTGAAGAAATATCAAATTTTATCAACGATAGAGAATCTGAATAG
- a CDS encoding HepT-like ribonuclease domain-containing protein, translated as MFSQKAIERVKLIDKKINFVNAIISEKGSVLKALEDEQNSRASILMHLTSIAEQFDKLLHNGELEVLAFFDKQDIKGSYELRNFIAHDYEGVDLYIVEDVIAQRLPVIKESVKKIMQNHIS; from the coding sequence ATGTTTAGTCAAAAAGCCATAGAAAGAGTAAAACTTATAGATAAAAAGATTAACTTTGTAAATGCGATAATCAGTGAAAAGGGCTCGGTCTTAAAAGCTCTTGAAGATGAGCAAAACTCACGAGCTTCCATACTAATGCACCTGACATCTATAGCCGAGCAGTTTGATAAGCTTCTTCACAACGGCGAACTTGAGGTATTGGCTTTTTTTGATAAGCAAGATATAAAGGGGAGCTATGAGTTGAGAAATTTTATAGCTCATGATTATGAAGGCGTGGATTTGTATATAGTCGAAGATGTGATTGCTCAAAGACTGCCTGTGATAAAAGAGTCTGTTAAAAAAATAATGCAAAATCATATATCATAG
- a CDS encoding nucleotidyltransferase family protein: protein MRATKESILHYLKELKAEFSKEGITAFALFGSFAKDTQTVYSDIDIAISKKNDYLSDNSSYSYFETIEKIKDKIRKKFHRNIDIFDLDSQSPLKETIQKELIYV, encoded by the coding sequence ATGAGAGCAACAAAAGAGAGTATATTGCACTATTTAAAAGAGTTAAAAGCAGAGTTCTCAAAAGAGGGCATTACGGCGTTTGCACTTTTTGGAAGTTTTGCAAAGGATACTCAGACAGTATATAGCGATATAGACATAGCTATTTCCAAAAAAAACGATTACTTATCGGATAATTCTTCTTACTCATATTTTGAGACTATCGAAAAAATCAAAGACAAAATAAGAAAAAAATTTCACCGCAATATAGATATATTTGACCTCGACAGCCAAAGCCCGCTAAAAGAGACAATACAAAAGGAACTTATATATGTTTAG
- a CDS encoding SixA phosphatase family protein: MKKLYIIRHAKSSWGDETLDDFERPLNKRGKANAPMMGERLKKTGVIPDIIISSPAKRAKSTAEIIANEVGYKNILFLDDIYEATSETLSKIVKRLDESYKVIFLVGHNPSLNELAYNLAGFNENIPTCGIVEIEFKCKKWAEIAPQNAKLVMFEYPKMYKENMI, translated from the coding sequence ATGAAAAAGCTCTACATCATCAGACACGCAAAATCTAGCTGGGGCGATGAGACGCTTGATGACTTTGAGCGACCTCTCAACAAAAGAGGAAAAGCAAATGCTCCGATGATGGGTGAGCGACTCAAAAAAACGGGCGTAATACCCGACATCATCATCTCTAGCCCCGCAAAAAGGGCAAAAAGCACCGCTGAGATAATAGCCAATGAAGTCGGGTATAAAAACATACTCTTTTTGGATGATATATACGAAGCGACTTCAGAGACACTTAGCAAGATAGTTAAAAGGCTTGATGAGAGCTACAAGGTCATCTTTTTGGTAGGACACAATCCATCGCTAAATGAACTGGCATATAATCTCGCAGGCTTTAATGAAAATATCCCGACATGCGGCATTGTAGAGATAGAGTTCAAGTGTAAGAAATGGGCAGAAATAGCTCCCCAAAATGCAAAGTTAGTGATGTTTGAGTATCCTAAAATGTACAAAGAGAATATGATATAA
- a CDS encoding aldo/keto reductase — protein sequence MKYRYIGKTGLRVTPICLGTMSFGSWSDEAEAFKIMDKAYDRGINFFDTAELYPVPPDEKYAGVTETIVGKWLKGKPRESIIVASKVAGAANGWFVPPIRHGYTAIDSFHIKRAIEGSLKRLQTDYIDLYQMHWSDSVVPIEESLKAFDELVKEGKVRYIGTSNDTAYGLTKANETSKRLGIARFESIQNNFSLNNPRFLDELSEVCKREQISLLPYSPLAGGVLSGKYNGELYPKNARYSDYVSSKSSRLNSQVARFVNEKTLKATACYVEIAKKLEISPVTLAVAYSKQFEFVASTIIGARNAQQLDESFAAMDMTLSDETMSEIKAVQQEIMYPMG from the coding sequence ATGAAATACAGATATATAGGAAAAACAGGGCTGAGAGTTACTCCCATCTGCTTGGGGACTATGAGCTTTGGTTCTTGGAGCGATGAAGCTGAGGCTTTTAAAATCATGGATAAGGCTTATGATAGAGGGATCAATTTTTTTGATACAGCCGAGCTATACCCTGTACCGCCTGATGAAAAATATGCAGGCGTAACCGAGACTATTGTGGGAAAATGGCTAAAAGGCAAACCAAGAGAGAGCATAATAGTGGCTTCAAAGGTTGCAGGTGCGGCAAACGGCTGGTTCGTTCCGCCCATCCGCCATGGTTATACGGCGATTGACTCATTTCATATAAAAAGAGCGATTGAGGGGAGTTTGAAGCGGTTGCAAACTGACTATATAGACCTGTATCAGATGCACTGGTCTGACTCTGTCGTGCCGATAGAGGAGTCATTAAAAGCGTTTGACGAGCTGGTAAAAGAGGGCAAGGTGCGATACATCGGAACTTCAAACGACACGGCTTACGGTCTTACAAAAGCTAACGAGACTTCAAAAAGGCTGGGCATTGCAAGATTTGAGTCCATACAAAACAACTTCTCACTCAACAACCCTCGTTTTTTGGATGAGCTCTCAGAAGTTTGCAAAAGAGAGCAGATATCGCTTCTGCCGTACTCTCCTTTGGCTGGCGGAGTGCTCAGCGGAAAGTATAACGGCGAGCTTTACCCTAAAAATGCGAGATATTCCGACTATGTATCAAGTAAAAGTAGCCGCTTAAACTCCCAAGTCGCAAGATTTGTAAATGAGAAAACACTTAAAGCTACAGCGTGTTATGTTGAGATAGCAAAAAAGCTTGAAATCTCTCCCGTGACTTTGGCGGTGGCATATTCAAAACAGTTTGAGTTTGTCGCTTCAACCATCATCGGGGCAAGAAATGCCCAGCAGCTTGATGAATCTTTTGCCGCGATGGATATGACATTATCTGACGAGACGATGAGCGAGATAAAGGCGGTACAGCAAGAGATCATGTACCCGATGGGTTGA